Genomic DNA from Candidatus Cloacimonadota bacterium:
CTTGATTTATTTGCCCAAACTCATATCCCAAGTGCTCCTATTAACGATATTAACAAAGTTATGCAAGATCCTCAGGTCAATGCCCGTAACATGATATTAGAGGTTGAAGATGAAATAGCCGGAAAAGTAAAAATTGCCGGTAATCCTATAAAGATGAAATCTATATCTGAAAGTCAAACTCGCCCTAAAGCTCCGGAAATAGGTGAACATAACAAGGAAATATATACCAGTTTATTAGAACTGACTACTGAAGAACTTGAAGAATTGAAAAATGAAGGAGTAATCTAAAGATGTACTATTCTCCGATATCTTTGAAGAATCTTGCCCATGATCTGAGAAGTGGCAAACTGCCTCTGTCGGATTATATCGAACAGACCTTAAGAAGAATGGAAGAGATTGAGCCGATAATACACTCATTTATACCAGAAGAAAAGAGGGATATTCGACTGCTATTCGAAGCAAAAGCACTTTTAGAGAGATATCCTGATCCCTATGAGAGACCACCTCTTTTTGGCGTTTTAGTTGGAGTTAAAGATATAATAAATGTAGATCGTCTTCAAACTTTAGCAGGGTCAAAACTACCACCGGAAGTTTTTCAAGGAGAAGAGGCAGATATCGTAACTATTTTGAAAAGTGCCGGAGCTATTATTTTAGGTAAAACAGTTTGTACCGAGTTTGCATACTTTCAACCGGGAGAAACGACTAATCCTCATAATCCCAAACATACACCGGGAGGGTCAAGTAGTGGTTCTGCCGCAGCAGTAGCTGCCGGCATATCTCCATTGACGGTTGGTACTCAAACCATTGCATCTGTTATCAGACCTGCTGCCTATTGCGGTGTTGTTGGATTCAAACCGAGTTATGGCAGAGTATCCATGTGCGGAGTTTTTCCGTTAGCTAAATCGGCAGATCATCTTGGCTTTTTTACAGCGGATGTTGAGAGTATGAAGTTAGTGGTCAGATCGGTTATTAGTAATTGGCACAAAATTACTGCTAAGAAAAAACCACTTCTCGCTATTCCCGCTTCTGAATTTCTCAATCAGGCAGAACCGGCTACTCTACAATCATTTAATAGAACTCTCAAACTTTTTACCAAAGCCGGATTTGAGATACGTGCTACGACACTCTTTAAGAATATCGAACTGATCAACGAACTGCATCAAGAATTACTTGCTGCAGAATTTGCTGTGCAACATCATGAAATCTTTTGGGAGCATTTTAAACTCTATTCAGAACATTCTAAAAGTCTATATAAGAAAGGACTTCATATCAGAGCGGAAAAAGTAAAAGCAATACGTGAACAGCAACTCATAATGCGCTACGAGGTTACGGAAAAGATGGAAGAAAAAGGGATAGACCTTTTGTTAACTCCAGCAGCTACACGATCTGCTCCCTTAGGACTAAATTCAACCGGTAGTCCGTTAATGAGTCTTCCCTGGACTTTTGCCGGTTTACCATCAATCACTATTCCTTCAGATAATAACAGAAAAGGGTTACCTTTAGGTCTGCAACTTATCGCTCCTTATGGAGAGGACGAGAATCTTCTTGCCTATGCCAAAGTACTTAACGAGATAATAAATTGCAGCGTATAAAACTTGTATGATTTTCCAGAAGGTATCCTCCAGAGCTTATAAAGATGTTGCTATTTGATCAACACCATCTTCCTTATTTCTGAATGATCTTCTGTAGTTAATATATAGAAATAGACTCCACTACCAACAACTCTGTTATTGCTATCTGTTCCATCCCAGGATACTTGATGTTCACCGATGGTCATAATGTCATCTACCAGTGTGTTGACGAGTTGCCCTTTGATATTATAGATTGACAGAGTAACTTTTTCAGTTTGGAGCAGATTGAAACGGATAGTAGTTATTGGGTTGAAAGGATTGGGATAATTAGAGTAGAGTCTGTTTTGTACAGGATGTGCTAAATTATCTTCATCATTACTCTGATAATCCTGATAATCAAAAAACAGAAAGTGAATTCTAGCTGTATCCGGGTCGAGAAATTCTATTAGCTGTGTCGGGTAAAGATATGCCGGTATTATACCCTCTAATTCCGCTTGATAATGATCGCTTTCAGGATAAGTGCTTAAAATATGCTGGTTATCAGGTAACCATGTTTGTCCGTAATCTCTGGTATGCATAATGTAAATATCAGAGTTATTTTCATTATAGATACTCTCTTGAAAGACCACAAAAAAATCACTATTCTTATGAGATACACGGACATAATTCTCAGTCTCAAAATCTTCCTCATTAGATGTCCAGACAGGCCATGAGTAGGTCATTATTAAGTTACCATCGTTATCATATTCCCATTCTCCATCTCCTTCCGGATCCCAAGGCAGATAAGGTTGAGCAGAGGGGTTATCACTACGGGGATGTACATCTGATATTGTGAATTCTCCTGTGTCGAATGAGAAGTTGAGAAATTTCACATATCCCTGATCAGGAAAGAAATCATCACCTCGTCCAGCTGATAGACGGTATATGCAGCTAAAAACTACAGTTTCCATATCGGTTACAACAGCACTAAATCGTGGAGCAAATGGAACCAGATACAAATTATCATAAGGAATACCAACATCATTAGTGAAATAATCATCAGGATTTTCAACAGGTATGTTAGCTTCCTGCAGATACAAATCCCAATCTTCTTCTGAACTTCCTTCACCATAATTCGTGTTTACCAGTACAAATAGGACATCATTATCACTGTAACCTTCAACCCAATTAGGATCATTATAAGTACCCCAATCATAAAGAGTACCTGTGATAATAACCTTGCCCGAATCAGAGACAGTGAAATCACTATAAGCCCTAATACCCTGCATTGCCCAATCACGCATGTAGGGGACTTCATAATGAGTCCAATCATTTGCACTGTAGTTTGACAAGTCACTGGGATGAGAAAAATCTACATAAGCGAGATAAGCGTTATAACTGGGGTTTAGGTTTCCTATCTCATGGTTATTAAAGCCCACAACATAGACTCTTTTCATTCCGGGATTGGGTGAAGGACCGATCTTGACGACAGGATAGATATATTCTTCACCAAGAACCGGATTATCAATGACAACAGAGGCACTTTCCCATAAACCAGGAATCCCGATCAGGTCATATTGATCGAAAGAGAAACAGATTACTCTCTCCTGATCAATATTAGCATAAGGGCTATGCCAGACAACAAATGGATCTCCGGTTTCCATATCCATATCTATGGTAGGAAACCCATCAGGTCCTGCACCGCCAAGATATATCAAAGAAGGACCAGAAACTATATAGCCATCTTGTAGATATGCATAGCTGATTCTTTTAGCACTGCCTTGTGCAGGGGCTGCTTGATAAATAACATATATTCCGCCACCATTGTGAATTCCTGCAGGTTGTGGTTGTTTTATGAGCGGATAAGAAGTGTGTCCTCCCGGGAAATAACCATAATAGGAATATCCCAAGCCGATGGGACCATAAACAATTTGATAATTTTGGCGAGCATCCCTTGATAATAATGGGAAATCAATCGCCATATACAAAATAGAGCCACCGGTATTATAACTGTACTGTTCAACGGGCTGGCTCCATAATTCAATACACCCTAAACTTAATGAAAGCAGGATGAAAAGAGCAAATTTTTTCATTTTTCTCTCCTTCCCTTTTGGGTTTTTGTTTTTCTTGTTTCGCGAAATGATTATTCTTACTGATACACCTTCTTTACTTCAACATTATCATCTTTCGAGTAATGATCTCTTTTTCTGTGATCAATTGATAGAGATAAATACCGGAAGGCATCTCTCTTCTCTGCTCATCTAAACCATTCCAGAAATATTGATACTCTCCTGCAGCTATAAATTCATCAAGAAGAGTCTTTAACTTCTGTCCTTTGAGATTATAAATAATGAGTTTAACATGTGTCGGTTCTGATACAGTGAATTTAATAATGGTTTCCGGATTAAAGGGATTGGGAATATTCTGATTGAGCGAGGTAACTAGGGGAGTATTAACGGTATCTGTAATATTAGTATAACCTGCAGAAACAACATTAGAGGGTTCTGACTCATAAAGATCATCATAAAGAGCAATAACATAGTAATCATTCATGCCGAGTGGCGGTTCTGTATCAACAAAGAATAGTTCAACCGTTTCAATTAGTAATTCTCCGTTGCGGTAGAGTCTATAAGCAGTTAATTCTCTGAGGGTTGTGGGAGGTAACCACCAAAGATTTATTATATAGTAAGATGTATCGACTTCTGCTTCTAAATTCAGAGGAGGTAATAGGACAATTTCTATTTCGATCAAGTTTGAAGGGTCTGATTCAATTTCATCTTCATAAATTGCTGTTACATGATACTGATATACTCCATTATCTCTTCCGGTTGTTTGATAATAGAGCAATGCAAGATCTTCAATTTCAGTTAATAAGAGATCATTCTCATAAATATTGTATCCGATCACCTGCATTGTCGAGGGGAGAGGTTCTTCCCAAGTAAGATAGATTTCATTGATATTAATTATATCAGCAGTTAAATTATGCGGAGGATGGTACTCTGCTACGATCTCTCCTTCGATAATCATACCGTAGATGTCATAATATTGATTTTGATTTCGGGAATCTTCCCAAGCTACGAGAAAATCCTGCATGTCAGATGCAACAGCTGGTTCATCTTGATGATAAATGGCAGTACAGATGGGAATTTCG
This window encodes:
- a CDS encoding amidase translates to MYYSPISLKNLAHDLRSGKLPLSDYIEQTLRRMEEIEPIIHSFIPEEKRDIRLLFEAKALLERYPDPYERPPLFGVLVGVKDIINVDRLQTLAGSKLPPEVFQGEEADIVTILKSAGAIILGKTVCTEFAYFQPGETTNPHNPKHTPGGSSSGSAAAVAAGISPLTVGTQTIASVIRPAAYCGVVGFKPSYGRVSMCGVFPLAKSADHLGFFTADVESMKLVVRSVISNWHKITAKKKPLLAIPASEFLNQAEPATLQSFNRTLKLFTKAGFEIRATTLFKNIELINELHQELLAAEFAVQHHEIFWEHFKLYSEHSKSLYKKGLHIRAEKVKAIREQQLIMRYEVTEKMEEKGIDLLLTPAATRSAPLGLNSTGSPLMSLPWTFAGLPSITIPSDNNRKGLPLGLQLIAPYGEDENLLAYAKVLNEIINCSV
- a CDS encoding T9SS type A sorting domain-containing protein, translating into MKKFALFILLSLSLGCIELWSQPVEQYSYNTGGSILYMAIDFPLLSRDARQNYQIVYGPIGLGYSYYGYFPGGHTSYPLIKQPQPAGIHNGGGIYVIYQAAPAQGSAKRISYAYLQDGYIVSGPSLIYLGGAGPDGFPTIDMDMETGDPFVVWHSPYANIDQERVICFSFDQYDLIGIPGLWESASVVIDNPVLGEEYIYPVVKIGPSPNPGMKRVYVVGFNNHEIGNLNPSYNAYLAYVDFSHPSDLSNYSANDWTHYEVPYMRDWAMQGIRAYSDFTVSDSGKVIITGTLYDWGTYNDPNWVEGYSDNDVLFVLVNTNYGEGSSEEDWDLYLQEANIPVENPDDYFTNDVGIPYDNLYLVPFAPRFSAVVTDMETVVFSCIYRLSAGRGDDFFPDQGYVKFLNFSFDTGEFTISDVHPRSDNPSAQPYLPWDPEGDGEWEYDNDGNLIMTYSWPVWTSNEEDFETENYVRVSHKNSDFFVVFQESIYNENNSDIYIMHTRDYGQTWLPDNQHILSTYPESDHYQAELEGIIPAYLYPTQLIEFLDPDTARIHFLFFDYQDYQSNDEDNLAHPVQNRLYSNYPNPFNPITTIRFNLLQTEKVTLSIYNIKGQLVNTLVDDIMTIGEHQVSWDGTDSNNRVVGSGVYFYILTTEDHSEIRKMVLIK